Genomic window (Bacillota bacterium):
ACATTATCGCAGTGCCTTGTCCACCAGTTGATCCACCAGCTCGTCGTCAGCTATAAAAGGAAGCGTAATATGCCCCCGCCCCACGTACCTCCGATTGAACTCAGCTACGGTCTCGATGGAATTGGGATTTCTGGCCCAGGATCTTCGGGCCACTCCACCCATTACGTCCCACAGCAGGGCCGACTTGATAATATCATCCACCCGTTGGCTGCCGTCCAGCACCAGGCCGAAACCGCCATTGATGGCTTTCCCGATCCCGACGCCGCCAC
Coding sequences:
- a CDS encoding urocanate hydratase produces the protein GGVGIGKAINGGFGLVLDGSQRVDDIIKSALLWDVMGGVARRSWARNPNSIETVAEFNRRYVGRGHITLPFIADDELVDQLVDKALR